In Zingiber officinale cultivar Zhangliang chromosome 3B, Zo_v1.1, whole genome shotgun sequence, a single window of DNA contains:
- the LOC122056314 gene encoding probable alpha,alpha-trehalose-phosphate synthase [UDP-forming] 9, producing MLSKSCANLFEVGSSNTIDFDNIKSLSRVMTTVGIINDMDGTSTEEDLCSPKLSIRNRKIIVANFLPLNSVKDQKTGQWCFAWDDDSLLFQLKDGFSSDTEVIYVGNLKADIDISEQEEISQKLLVEYKCMPTFLPPDLFKSHYHGFCKQQLWPLFHYKHPISLHESYLFDRSLFQAYTSANKIFADKVLEVINSDNDCVWIHDYHLMLLPTFLRKQLNRAKIGFFLHSPFPSSEIYRTLPVRDEILKALLNADLIGFQTFDYARHFLSCCKRMLGLNYDSKRGCIGLEYYGRTVSIKILSVGVHIGRLHSLLNHPNTISKVHEIEEKFKGKKLFLGVDDMDIFKGISLKLLGFELLLERNPTLRGNIVLVQIVNPARSTGRDVKEASEEAITIAKRINDSYGTPGYEPVVLTDQPMPFHEKIAFYVAAECCIVNAVRDGMNLVPYQYVVCRQGTEKMDESRCINIGCSHASTLIVSEFVGCFPSLSGAVRVNPWDIDDVCGALYESLNLKDSEKQLRHEKHYRYVSSHHISYWASSFSHDLERACKDHYNRRRWDLGLGLDFRILLLSPNFRKLTLSHIKSAYENTCSRTIFLDYDGTIMPEASVNKTPSGEILSILNSLCSDPNNTVFLVSGRGRDSLGDWFSSCENLGIAAEHGYFIRWKKDAKWESSSVPAALDWMKIAQPVMQLYTETTDGSYVEPKETAIVWHYQYADPDFGSCQAKELLDHLETVLANEPVVVKSGQHIVEVKPQGVSKGVAVEKLIGALTKSGKLPDFVLCIGDDRSDEDMFESIDSTTSSNQFPSVPKVFACTVGQKPSKAKYYVEDSSEVIRLLSSISSFSTQNHIDQQHSQALFDWLS from the exons ATGTTGTCAAAATCATGTGCCAACCTTTTTGAAGTGGGGTCTAGTAATACAATAGATTTTGATAATATTAAGTCACTTTCTAGAGTGATGACAACTGTAGGAATCATAAACGACATGGATGGAACAAGTACTGAAGAAGATTTATGTTCTCCTAAACTATCAATTCGGAACCGCAAAATCATTGTAGCCAATTTCCTTCCACTGAACTCTGTGAAAGATCAAAAAACTGGACAATGGTGTTTCGCATGGGATGATGACTCACTTTTATTTCAGCTCAAAGATGGTTTTTCTTCTGATACTGAAGTCATATATGTAGGAAATCTTAAGGCTGATATAGACATAAGCGAGCAAGAAGAAATTTCCCAGAAGCTTCTGGTGGAATATAAGTGCATGCCGACATTCCTCCCTCCTGATCTCTTTAAGAGCCACTACCATGGATTCTGCAAGCAGCAACTTTGGCCTCTTTTCCATTACAAGCATCCTATCTCCCTTCATGAGAGTTATCTCTTTGACCGTTCTCTTTTTCAAGCTTATACTTCAGCAAACAAAATATTTGCAGATAAGGTTTTGGAGGTAATTAACTCTGACAATGACTGTGTGTGGATCCATGATTATCACCTTATGCTTCTTCCAACATTCTTAAGGAAACAACTAAACCGAGCAAAGATTGGTTTCTTCCTTCATAGCCCTTTTCCCTCTTCTGAAATATACCGAACATTACCAGTCAGAGATGAGATACTCAAGGCATTGCTTAATGCTGATTTAATTGGCTTCCAGACATTTGATTATGCACGACACTTCTTGTCTTGTTGTAAAAGGATGTTGGGACTGAATTACGACTCAAAACGTGGTTGTATTGGACTTGAATACTATGGTCGTACTGTGAGCATCAAGATTCTCTCAGTGGGTGTTCACATTGGCCGACTTCATTCTTTACTCAATCATCCTAATACCATTTCAAAAGTTCACGAGATTGAGGAAAAATTCAAGGGGAAGAAATTGTTTCTTGGTGTGGATGACATGGATATATTTAAAGGCATTAGCCTGAAGTTGTTAGGATTTGAGCTTTTACTGGAGAGGAATCCTACTCTTAGAGGGAATATTGTCCTTGTGCAGATCGTGAATCCTGCTAGAAGCACAGGGAGAGATGTGAAAGAGGCAAGTGAGGAAGCAATAACTATTGCTAAAAGAATAAATGATTCATATGGCACTCCAGGCTATGAGCCAGTGGTACTTACAGACCAGCCTATGCCTTTCCATGAAAAAATTGCTTTTTATGTGGCAGCTGAATGCTGCATTGTTAATGCAGTGAGGGATGGAATGAACTTAGTTCCTTATCAGTATGTAGTTTGTAGGCAGGGAACCGAGAAAATGGATGAGAGTAGATGCATCAATATTGGCTGTTCCCATGCAAGCACACTTATTGTCTCCGAGTTTGTCGGTTGCTTTCCATCACTTAGTGGAGCTGTTAGGGTGAACCCTTGGGATATAGATGATGTTTGTGGTGCTCTGTATGAATCACTGAACTTAAAAGATTCAGAAAAACAGTTGCGCCATGAAAAGCATTATCGGTATGTCAGTTCGCATCATATTTCTTACTGGGCTAGCAGTTTTTCACATGATCTGGAGAGAGCATGCAAGGACCATTACAATCGAAGGCGTTGGGATCTTGGCTTAGGCTTAGATTTCCGGATCCTTTTACTTTCgccaaattttagaaaattaacatTAAGCCATATTAAATCAGCCTACGAAAACACTTGCAGTCGAACTATATTTTTGGACTATGATGGTACCATTATGCCTGAAGCATCCGTTAACAAAACTCCTAGCGGAGAAATCTTATCTATCCTGAACAGCTTATGTAGTGATCCAAATAATACTGTATTTCTTGTAAGTGGGAGAGGCAGAGATTCGCTTGGCGATTGGTTTTCTTCATGTGAAAACCTGGGAATAGCTGCTGAACATGGCTATTTCATCAG GTGGAAAAAGGATGCCAAGTGGGAATCAAGCTCAGTTCCTGCTGCCTTGGATTGGATGAAGATCGCGCAACCTGTAATGCAATTGTACACTGAGACTACAGACGGCTCTTATGTAGAACCAAAGGAGACTGCAATTGTCTGGCATTATCAGTATGCAGATCCCGACTTTGGTTCATGCCAAGCCAAAGAGCTGCTAGATCATCTTGAGACTGTTCTGGCAAATGAACCAGTGGTCGTCAAGTCGGGTCAGCATATTGTTGAAGTAAAACCGCAG GGAGTGAGTAAAGGTGTGGCAGTTGAGAAGCTTATTGGGGCTCTGACCAAGAGTGGGAAGCTCCCAGATTTCGTGCTGTGCATCGGAGACGACCGATCCGATGAAGACATGTTTGAAAGTATCGACAGTACAACTTCAAGCAATCAGTTTCCCTCAGTTCCTAAAGTTTTTGCATGCACAGTTGGCCAAAAGCCAAGCAAAGCAAAATACTACGTTGAAGATTCCAGTGAAGTTATTAGGTTGTTGTCCAGTATTTCTTCCTTTTCAACTCAAAATCACATAGACCAACAGCATAGTCAGGCTCTCTTCGACTGGCTGAGTTGA